The following nucleotide sequence is from Anopheles stephensi strain Indian chromosome 3, UCI_ANSTEP_V1.0, whole genome shotgun sequence.
CGAAGAGATTATTGAGCCGTTTTACGGAACCAACCTCAAACAGAGCAGTAATTTTCTTTCCGGCCACTATACGCTTAATGGGCGTTTCGTCCTTTGGTACCGCGGTGCCAGCACCGGTTTCCTCGCGCTTCTTTTCCGTGGTATTGCTGCTGGGCAGTAGTGGGCCTCCGTCTTCGGAAGCCGCTAAATCACCATTCTTAAAGCTGCTACTGTTACTACTGCTACTTACAATGCTACCAGTTTTCTGACTATTGCGTCCCACTATCGAGGACGGCGAGGTGCGCAACACGGCCGCCGATGCCGAGTGAGCGGAAACCGAACTTCTCAGCAACGAATTTCGCTCGAGTTCTACTGCTTGGTGAGCGtacgcaaacaaaacaagagatgcaataacacaacacaaccacacacacacacatgccggGAAATCGTatgaaaaaaagataaaaaaaacacaaacaaaatgaaaaatcaaaccaactGCGCTAAGCATGCATTTGAAGGTGAGAAACTAAACGCGGCAAACCAAAGGTATGCACATTACCTCCCAGTTTGTTGAGCCCTGCCGCCATATCCCTGACGGATTTCTTCTCGATGACAGCCCCTACAAAAGTGGCAGGAATTAGTCGTCTGCTGCGGTCACAGAAAGCGATCCATACTTACCCGGCGTAATGCCCAATATACTGCCACCCGAGACGCTCGTACCGGCCGCACTAATAGCACCGGGCGTTATGCCGACGATCGAACCTCCGGGCGTTTGTCCCGAGATCAGCACCAGATCCCCATCGGTGTCGATACTGTCGACTGTCGACGGTTCGTTAAACTCATTTTTTGATTCATGGCCCAGCACCGACCACGGGCGCGGTTTCGGCGAAATGATCGGTGTTTTCTGTCCCGTCCCATTGCCAAGCCGCGATAATGCTCCGTGCGACGGCGGATCCGCCACATGATGATGGTTGCTGCGCACCGATTCATTGCTCGGTGATTTACTGCTCGCCGCACCATTATCGATCGGTCTTGATTCGCGCACCGGCGTTTCGACTACCTCCGTGGCCGCTTTCACCAGCGGTGATTTGCGATTGACCGAGGGTGACACCTTTTCCAGGTTGTCCGAGGACCGCGAGCGTGAGGTCCAATTAACGCCCTTCAGGAGCGGTGAAGAGCGATCCAGCTTGAGGGGCTTCCGTTCTTCGAGTATTGGGGTCGTTTCACCGGATGTTACGTTGCtgaaccgtccgccatcatcACGGCTCAGTGTGGGACTGTCGACGAAGCTGAGCGAGCTACACTCCTCGGAGGTTGGCGATACGAGCGGCGTCAGTGTTGAAGGAGTAGCCGAACCAGGCCGGAAGAAGGATTCGATTCCCTCGTTTACGACCGTGCCTCCCGCCGCAACGTTGTCCGTTATGACGACGGGTTTTTTCGGTGCGCGAGTTTTTGCTCGTTTCGGACGTCCTGCAAATGcgacaaaaacaacagcatGGTTGGATAAACTGTCCGTCTGATCGTACCCTGTTTGCCTACCTTTAACCAGGTGCTGCAAGGTAAGCGATTGACTGGGCAGTTCCGTGATTGAGTCGCAGCACTCGTCCTCCTTCGCGGTCGATGATTCATACTTCTTGGAGCCACtgttattgctgctgctgcgcgacACACCCGAGCTGATGGACGTCTCGGTGACATCGGGAATGTTGGCGAGGCTTAGATTTTCCACCCCAAGCCCAACCACCGACTGTGGCCTCACCTTTCGCGCTATGGAGCGACGCTTGTGCTGCAGCTGCGGTGTTGCCTATCGAGCGGACACAAAGGGTGCATTAGGGGTCACAAGTTCAAACAAGCGCACGCATTCGTTCTTCACAGACATTTAGTTAGTTCATTGGCAATTCGGGGAAGCTGGGTATCGGAGGTGTGTACGCGGCATGCAATTGCAATTGGATGCGGGAAGCAACAGCAGGAGCAaaataataattgtttttAGCCAATGGGTGTGCTACGCGGGACAGTCATGCAGTAAGGGAGGTAAGGTGAGCTCTCCGCTAGTCTATGTAATACTCACTAGGTTTAGGTATTCCAATTTCTGTCGAGAATGTGTGTGCGATGTGGTAAAGAATGGGATGGAAGTAATCGATGAAACATGTGGAATGAATTTGAACATTGGTAAAGTATGATGAAACCAATGAGGTACGATTTACAACATTGCGCATGTACCGGCAACATATTCGCAGCACTTACCGTCGGTGAATCGAGCCCGAGTTTCGGCAGATCCAGCCCCCGCAATTCAAAGTTTGCTATCGGTTCGGTACTCTGGAAAACGGAGACTGGCTCGATGAAATTGCTTTCACGTACGACTGAGTCGCGCGAACTAACCTGACTAGAATTATTTTTGCTCCCATCTAAGGAATGCAAATCGTCCGTGTAGCTGAGCGGTCCCTCGGCAATACCCAAACCCTTGCGATAGCGTGTAAGTGCTTCCAACACTTCATCCGTTGCTCGATCCGAAATCAGGCTGGCCAACGATTGTTCCACCTCgctgtaacaaaaaaaaaagcattaaattgATTGCCCTCTTGTCATATCGAGATCAATCCACGACGCAAACCAACCTGATACGATTCATCACTTCCCCACCggcactgtttacgaggcAGCTTTGCAAGAACTCTTCCGAGATCGTCAATCGCTCCTCGCATCCTTTTCGCAGCTCGGTCAGAACCACCTGAGAGCCTAACGTTTTGGGACACTGCTCGATGCCGGTGCGTAGCATCGTTTCCATTGTTTCCTGCGgaagcacaaaaaacaaaacgatgttCATCGTGCAGAAGACACCACACTTCGGCTGAATGGATTCGAACCAATACCTCCAGATAGCTCTTAATCGACTGATGCAGCTCCGTTTTCATTTTCCCGAGACGCACCTCAATCGGATGAGGATCGCAGCGCACGGATTCTTGCAGCTTCGGCAGCAACTGTTTGCAGTTTTCTGCATCCTCCAGCAAGCGCGATAAGCTCCCGTCGAGAGAGCTCTGACGGGAGGACATCGTTTCCTGGGTTTCCGCCACCAGCTTATCCAGCACTTGGTGCGTGGATGATAGCAAAAAACCATGCTGCAGTCTGTTTATTgtagaagaaaaagggaaccTTTAGTTGCAAATCTGTAGCTGTAATACTGAACGAAAGAACCTACCGAAAGCCTTGGCCATGGGTACGTTTGAACCCATTTCCGTTGCGGAACAGCAGCTCCTGCATTTTTCTCATCAACCCATCGGTACGGTCCGGGTGCTGCTTCAGGCAGGGCGCAATGTCGTGCAGCGGGAACGGCATATTGCGCACCGAGAAATTGTTCTCCAGCGCGTACACTATGTCCGCGTACCCCTGCAGCGTAACATTGTTCCGATCGAGGGCGATCGTTTTCAGCTTGTTGTTAATCTGCAGCGCTTTCGCCAGCAACCGTGCACCGATGTCGCCCATCAGATTTCCCGTGATGTCCAGCATCTGCAGGTGTTGGTTGCTGCCGAGCGCGTTGATAAAGTTGTGCAGATCGGTTTTGAGTCGATTTTCGGCCAGCACCAGCTCCTGCAGCTGGAAATCTTCCTTCTGAATGAGGTTCACCAGCGAATCCATGACCGTGCCGATGTGTTTCAGCTTCATGCCGGTAAAGCACTTGCTCATGTACAGCGACCGGATCGATGGGTTCTTGCCGATGGCCGTCAGCACGTGGGCCAGCTCGTAGTCCATACTGTTGTCGCTAATGTCCAGGCTGGCCAGTACCCGCACACCGTGAATGCAAGACTCAAGCACGTGTGCTCCTTGAGATCCGAGCGAATTACCGCTCAGATCCAGATACAGGCCGGCCGTCGATTCGTTGCAAGCTAGCCCGAGAAGCAGATGCTTGAGTGCCTCCAGCGGCAGCTTGCAGCTGGCAATGTTGAGATGCTTCAGGCTTAGGCTGCTGGTGAAGAACTGCTTAAACGAGGGCGGTATTTCTTTGCCTTTCTTCGTGCCGAAATTATTGTGCGATACGTTCAGATGGAGAAGATGGGTCGCGCAACCGCGCAAGAGAGCTCCAAAGACCTGGAACATAATTttgaaacacacaacacatttcCGTTACCGTTACAGCCGTTCGTTCCATTCGATCCCTTTTCGCATATACATACACTTTCTAATGTTGTATCCGTACGGGAAATATCCAAATGTTCTATAACATTAGGTTGCGCTAAAAAGTTGTACAGATTCTGGAAATGTTAAACGAAGGTAGGGGTTAGTAAACTGTGATCGTGTCGCTCCCTCCCACGGATTCGACCGATACGTTACGTTCACGTCGTCCTTAAGAATGTTACCACTCAGATCGAGATACGTGAGTGAGTTGGAAATGTTTTGATTTAACGAAAGCGAATGAGCCAGCTGATTAACGCCCTTTGCCGTAAGGCCGCAATGCGCCAGTGCCAGCTTGGCAAAGCCTTTCGACATTTTCGCTATTGGTCCAGCCAAGTGTGTAGCGCCTGGAAGCGGAAAGAAAAccgtttttaaaaaaaaacatttccataCGATACCCTACGGTCTATCGATCGTTACGTACCTTTGTCTTCGATGACGTTATGGCTTAAGTCGATGGATCGTAATGCAGGCGCAGAATTTGATATCACAGCAACAGCTAGCTTATGTATAAAGTCAGACCTGTTAAGCAGAAGGTGGTGAACAACATTATTCTCCTGCTTTTAATTTGCGGTACCCCAAACCAAACCTACGTACTTTAATCCCAACGATTCCAGATGCAGTTCCTCAAGCCAAAGTGATCGCCGCAGCACCTGCAATACCCGCTCGAGCGTTTCCGTCGACAGCCGTGTGTGGGACGCTTTCAGCCCGCGGAAAAATGTATTATACTCCAGCGCGGCCACGATCGCCATCAGATCTTTCTGCTCGAGATGATCAAAGTCGCGCAAATTGAGCACACGCGCATCGTGCGAGAGGTATATTGTGTCAATGTCCCATGCTACCTCTTCCCGGTACTGCACCGCATGCAGATCGCACATGCATGCGTACTGCATGCTAAAGCCACCGCATGGTCCCACATTGCGCGGATCGGATGGGCGCAATTCGTCCGAGAAGATGGAAGTACGCTCGATGGGATTCACATCGATCTGCAAAGGGACATTAGCACAATCAGTACAGCATACGTAAATTGCACAATGGAGAAATGGTAAGGAAGCTTACCTTGCGTATGATGTATCGCAGCGGAACCGTGGGAAATATCTGCTTGATTGCAGATGACAAATCGGTTAAAATAACGTCGGCATTCTGGAAATTAAAATGAGTCCATGAACAATAAACCGCAAAACTACCGCAATAAATACGCAAGATCTTACCGATGTGAAACTTCCAGCATCACCAATGGTAGAAAAGGAATAACTCTTATCATTGGTGGTGATTGTAAAATGTGTTGGCTTCCGACTTTCGATCGATTGTATATCTAGGTAGTGAAAATGGCAGTCTATCTGTAAGGGTGTAAACAGCGGACACATTTGTGTTACGGCAAATAAAGGTTAACTGTTCCTTATCGCACAAGACGATAAACGCAGCAGTTGCTGCAAGACTTACCCTTGTCGGTACTTTGGCTGTGAGCAGATACACGCGCACGGGTGTGAACACCTGAAAATACAACCGTAAATGGGCGTTTTCGTCGCAACTGACTCGCAACGGCGATAGTGATGGATATAGATACTTACCAAAACTCGGTTCTCCGTTTTATCGCTCTTGACCTCAAGTTTTACCATGTATTTTACCAGAATTTTGGTGTGGCGGCCGAGAAGAGTCTTCACGCTCTCTGTCAATAACAAACAAAGACCATGTAAAACGATTATTAGTTTGTCTCTTTTGGTTACTACAGTAcaacgatgtttttttttgggcaagACCGGCTACGATGGATTGCACGTATCACCTGTAATATTCTTATTCGAGCTTAGATGAATCAATTGCAAAActtttgttaaatatttcCCGGCATGTTCAAGAATTTGTGCTGCCGGGAGTTGACTATTTCGCTTCGAAAGCATGTCGACGGTTCGTTCTTCAAATGGGCACTGCCGTCTCGTATGCGTGGTGAAATCGATCCACTAATCTTGCGCTTCCATATCTAGGTTCGTCTTATCAGCGAATCGATGCGAGATACCACTATCTTACAAGGCgcagtatttttttgttagccATCTGCAGTGACAACAACTTTACAAACACGATTCATATGCGAAATTGCATCATAACAAAAGGGTGCTGGTTGAATGCATATGCAAACGCCAGTAGTATGACTCAGGGACTGCTTCCTAGTCAAGTGGGTTGTGGCTTTGTACCGCACCACCGAGGATGGGTTTTGCGGTCATTGTATTCCCCACACAAGGCAGTAGAAACTTCATCGAACCAAACCCTTTCACCAACGTAACGCCTGCCTGTACGCTGTGTGTGACCGATAATTGCTCATCATTTGCATGTCCGCTGGTTCGGGCATTCCTTCTGGTAAACGACTCCGCTGGGTGTAAACATTTTCTGTGCAAAAACCATTATTTACCGTTTAGGTCTTTCGTCAGTTGCGAACGGGTCGACATTGTGAAGCCGCTTGGAATGAACGTAACGAGCCTGCAACTTTCTCCACACGTCACTAGCTTCACCTACATAGTTAACGAATAGTAAAAGCTCCTAGTTTCGGTGCGTTATTTAGGGGTGCAAACTGGGTGCAGTGATTACAAATTCATAGACGACGACTCTGACAACCATCTTTGATAATCCTATGCAAAAATTTGTGATTGTGTTTGTAGCCCGCAGATTGACAGCTGCCGAATGGGACGTGCGTTTAGAGCATCGGATCGAACACTGCGCTGTTGGGCACTTTGCGGAATACACACTCGGGAATGCATTTTCCATGCTTTTTCTTGAGGATACTTATTAAAACTTTGATAAGAGGAATCAAATTATAAGTATCCGTGTtttgtatatatatacacCAAATAAAAGCTTTGTTATAATCGATCATAGCCCCTTCGGTGTGAACACTAATTCAGCAGTATTCAGCACAACTGTCAAGTGCAGTTGATGAAAGTTATTTCAACGAAAAGCATTCACGAGATCATTCGAATTTTAACAAACCCCAGTGAGTGCAGTGATACGCACGTTCCAGGAGATAAAATATGTTTCCCCGTGCAATCGTCCTTTTTCGTCACTCTTCCTACAGTTTAGGTAAGTTGCGTTTGGCACGGCGATGTGCAGAAAAGTCGATCTGTTTCGTAAGCGGATGACATTCGCCGAGCCGTTTACAAGCAAGCACGGTCCAGCCCAGCAATGGTTGTAgcggtgtttgttttgctcagTTAAATTATTGTTTAGTGAAATTATCTGCCTTTCGGTAAAATTGTCATGTGTGATAACGTAATAGTGAAAAGGGATCATCAAAATCAACACTCTAGCATAGGTCAATAAGGGCGTAAAAATCTGTCACCCTCGTGTGTTGCATATTGTTGAGCAATTGGATAGCGCTGCTCAATCTGCTTGCAAAAGGGCATCGGCAACGGCATCCTCTCCCTTCCCCCTCCTCGCTTCCACGGACTCTTCCACGATGGATGTTCTTGAGGCGGTTCTAGCTAAGCTGGAGGAGGGTGATTACAAATCGGCCGTTGATATCATAGCGGACCCGGCAAACGATGCGTCGATAAAGCTTCAATCGATGGAGCTAGTGTCGCTCATCGCCAGCCATTTAACCGATGAAACTGCGGAAAATAAACCCGACCTGTATGCTACGACGGAAACGATACTGAATCGGGTGGCACAAAAATGCAGCCCGCCGGAAGTGTTGTACGAATTGATGGAAAAAATGCGCATCACCACGAGCGATGAAGTGTTCACCAGCGTACTGAAGGCGATACAGGTGTCCGTGCTACGACTGCCGGCCAAGCGTGCCCGCTGTCTGGAATGGGTTTTCCAAACCATCATTGACTATCTGGACAAAATAGCTCTGCCCGACGTGCTCAACAAAGATATGGACGAACGCGAGGAAGATCTGCTGGAATGTGAAGAATCGATCCGAAGATTGCTGCAGCTATACATCACGCTGCTGCTCTTTCTCGAACCGATCGTTAAACATCTGGGCAAGTCGACTGCTGTAAGCAGTACGTTCTTCGACTCAAGTCTAACGCAGAAGAATGCGTTGATCGTGTTTTTGCTCCGGCTGATGGGAAAACTGTTCCCCTTTCTCCATCTTCAAAGAACCGAGCAACCGCGTAAAACTTTGCGCCGTCCTGCCAAATTGCCAGGTAACTTTCATACCTCGTAAAGCCATTCCGGAACCTCATGCATGTCCCTTATTTCAGCCGGTAAAAGCTACTCGATCCAGGTGGCGGAGGATATGGTCAGATCGTTTACGACGCTCGTTAAAGATCCACTGTTTCTACTGCCGTATGGCCAAAAGCGCAGCACCATCCAGTGCAAGCCGAAGGAAACCGATTCCGacgaaaaatcaaacaacgaCTGCTTTCTGTACCACGAAACGTACACGACGGAGGGATTTGCCGTGCTGTACTATCTGCTGCTGAGCGAAGACTTACTACCGGCAACGGTTCCCCAGATTTACGAGCGTCGGTACATTTTCGAAATGGGATTGCGCTACGTTGTGATTTTGCTGAGCGGCGAACGTACGGTGGTGTACTTCAAGGGTATCCGATTGGCTCAAGCATTGGTTCGGTTGGTAAAGGGCCTTCAGCTTTCTGCACGCGACCTGGAGGCACAAATTCACACTACGTTCTGCGAACGGTTTGTGCGCGCTTTGGAAAGGTCGGCAAGCGTGCGCAGCCGAGAGGTTGGCATAACCGTGCTAACCGATTACATTCACACGTTTGACGACGAAGGACGGTACATGATTGTGTCCCATCTGCTTAAAACGTTCGAGGATGATTCGGTACGAGCTTATGCGATCAACGTGTACAAGGATTTGATAAGTAACGATATGCGGAACAAGCTGGAGCAAGAACCGCTCGTCCGATGGTACAGTGGGGACACGTTGAAAGACATGCTTACTGGGCACATATGTGTGCTGAAGCAGGGCGTTAAGACGGATCTTCTAGACAACAGCTATAGCATTACAAGCGCGCTTGTCCGCATTGTGGGTTCTGTTGAAAACGGATCGATCCAACCGTAGCCACATTTGGAACTATTTCGACACACTGGAGACACAGTTTCTGGTGGCGCTCCGGACGGGTATAGATTTGAGCCGTGCACACTACCGGAACGAAATGAAAGCTACCAGTGAGGACAACTAATCAACCAAATGCGGGCTTAGAACAGGCGACAGAAATTACGATTAGCACGCTGAACGGAGAGGCTCCTCCGGTCTTGTCGAAGGAGAAAAAAGTGGAGCTGTGTCAGGGCATGCTGTTGCGGTTAGATATGTTGGATTTCCAGTTGGCTAGAGTCAATGGAGCGATCGAACAGATGAGGCGTAGCAATTGTAAGGATAAATCCGAACAGGCAATGGAAACCGAATAAAGCAACACAAACTCAGAAATTGTCATACAGTCAATTCATCTTTAGAGCAGCTGATTGGTGATTTTAGTGTAAAAAAGTATACGCTTTAATGTTTACGAAAACTGTTTTCTATTCCAGGTAGAAACGCGCTATCAAATTCAAGGGCGATCGTGCAGACAGACTCCGCCAAGCATGTAACGACGATTCCTGCCAGGTACTTTGGCATTACTGGCACGGTCCAGCGAGCCAACGAAAGCTTCGACGATTTCCGTGCCCGTGAAGAGAGGAAAGAGCAGGAATATgcaaagcaacagcagcaacagcaggcaACTGGTGCCGGCAGCAGTTCCAGCAGCACCTCACATACCGACTCATTTTCATCCACAATGGACGACCCCCAATCGGTGGATCCTGCCGTGGAGCGTACAAAGGAAATGATCCTGGATGCGGCGTTAGGGTTTCGTGCAATCACACGGCTGGTCGAAACAGGCCATTGCCAAGGGAGCGGAAGCAGTGAACTATCCCAGCGTAAGCCATGGGCTATTTCCACGGGGTGGAATTGAGCTTGTGCACCACTTCTACAAGCAGTGCAATCTAAAACTCATCGACCACCTCAAACAAGAGACGGCGGAGGTGGAAAAGGTCGCCAACCCATCGGACTTTGCCCGCAAAGCGATCGAGTTTCGGCTTCGGCTGCTCGAACCGTACCTGAAGTATTGGCCACAGGCACTCGGACTGATGGCGCTGCCACCGAACGCACCGCACTCGCTGGCCAACGTGCTGACGCTGGTGGACGACATTTGTTACTATGCCGGGGATCGCTCGGTTGATGTAAGTCGAACGGGCGTTGTGTGCAAAACGGTTCGTTTCTATCTTTTCTCTATCGTTTTATCGTTGCAGTTCAACTGGTACACACGACGCATTGGGCTAGCGTGCATCTACAAAACCACGGAACTGTACATGCTGCAAGACGCATCGGCGGGATTCGAAAAAACGTGGAAATTTCTCGAGCGCCGTATGGAAGAGGCTAGCTTAGTGCACGAGTTTCTGGTCAAATCGGAAGATGCCACGCATCATCTGCAAAATGCCGTCGGTTCGGCTTTCACAACGGTAAGGTGCTGGGTGTTTTCAGCGCAACGCTTGACGCAAGGAGGATTATGCTAATCGAAACCTCGATCTGTTGTATCATTTTAGGCGCGCAACATTCTTGGCCTAAACTTTGACCGACGATGATAtgattaatgtgtgtgtgagagagagtcGGAAAAAGGATTAGGTTCCTCGCAGATAGTCCAAGCCATTTCAGCGACATTACTACATTCATTATACCAAAAAATTTTGGCTCAGGAATGACACAAATAAACGAATGAACTATTATGCTACTGAATTCGCCATCACTTTCATACATTAGAACttgctttttgtttattgtgtAGTCGATCCATTCGGACTGCTTATCTTTGGTGATACAATCGTGACGAGGACAATTATCTATGTACACAGTGTGTGGTTCCGTGTGCCGTCAGGAGCAGCGAAACGGGCCAAGCATTTCTCCCATCTTTTCAGCGCTGGGAATTTATCTACTCGCTAATACGAATGGAGTGAATAGCATTGGGTGTAGCACTAATGGATGATGGAACGAATAGTTTGCAAACCGACGTCGTGCGTTcgaatttgtttttgctcccgATGCCACACCGCTCTCCATTTGTAACAGAATTGAGATTTCACTGGTAGAGAAAGACGCATGACTGTTGCCGGATGCTTCGGTCCAATATCAAATGCCTAACTAGAGATCGTAGTAGTGCGCCTCTACGTATTCCTTCAGCTTTTCCGGTAGGGGCAGCTGGGCGATGGATTTGGCATCAATTTTTTGCCGTATAATAAACCGGCATAAATGCTGCAGGGAGGAAACTTCATAGAACCGATTGATTGGCCTGATAAGCCGGACTGGAAACGGTGGCATTAGCGTGGTGTCCTGCTTTACGTAGCCTATCACCCCGTACTCGGACTTTTTCATCGTGTCCTGTATTAGTTCGACCATCGTTTGGTACGTCGTAGGTGTCGTTAAGCCAGAAAATGACCTGCGGGAAGGGGTTGGTATCCAATTAGCACAGGAGTTCTTCTAGCTCGATGATAAGCGAAACTTACCAATAGTTGTTTTCAAAATCAATTCGACAGTGCAACGTAATGCCGGAGCTTCGAAAGCTGACCGTGAACTGGTGCTTTTCGGTCTGTGAATCTCGCACCAGAAACGTCCCGTTGACCTGCTGGGCCAGCCGCTTTTGTGCCGCCAACCGGGTGAGTTTGCCCCAGTACCAGCCGTACTGTAGCAGATCGAAGCGCATATGTGCCATCATGTTGTCCATCTCGGCGGCCGTCATCCTCTCGGCGGGCGCGCTAACGGATGATGCATTCACCGACGGTGCTGGCGGTTGTGGTGGCGGTAGTCTTCGATCGTCCACCGTATTTGGTTCAGTATCTCTACTGCTCATTATCACAGGCAGGTTAGCATTGTTGGGTGACGAAAAGCGTATCGGGTTCTGGGTGTGCCGTTCGATTACAATGCGTGCAAAATCACTCCCATTCATCGGTCCCGTATCGCTCGGCAGTCGGTCCTGCGTCGCGCCATTGCAGCGGCTTGCCGAATCGCTGCAGGCCGTGTTTACGCTGGCGGTCGTGTTGGCGTTCGATGGCGCCCCCAGTAGTGTGCCGGCTACGGTCGGCTCGAATGCTTTCACCTTGACCGAGGTAAATTTCTTCTGGAACCGTTTACGCAGCGTGTAAAATACGCTGCCCCCTTCGTGTTGATTGTTTTCATCGCTGGTAAACAATTCATCCTTGACAGCTCCCGCACCACTCGCGTTCTGCTGCTTGCTGTGGTGGGATGtggccgccaccaccacggtTGTGGCAGAGGATGACCGCTTCCGGCGGAGCGACAAGAACCAACTGAACCGACAGCTTCCGTCCGCCGATGATGTGCGGGGAGCAGTGGCCGCTTTCGACATTCGGTCGGAGCTGGGCCGTCCGTGGGTGCTTTGTCCACAGGctcccgctgctgctgctgctacgctgACGCTGTCTGGCTGCTGCTCCATTGTCATCGATGGTAAATCACGATGGTTTGGCGTTCACTCTAGCACTCGACAGCACACGAAACGGGCGAGTAATATTCACATTAGATACGGATTAGTCGTTTGAGCACCACGGTTAAAAATTGCTATGTTTTCTTCACTCGGTCGCGTATTTATCTAGCACTGAACTGTGGCCAACGTCGTCGTCGAAGCCATTCTTGTTGATGGAGGAGAACGTACAGAAAAATATCGGAATGTTAATGAGAGAGGGAAAGCATGATGACAGGAGCGAGAGCAGTAGAGAGAAATATGAAGTGCAGGGTTCTTCATCCACGCTCTCAAACGGCCCAAAGAGCGAAATTGCGCTTCAGTTGCAACGgtcagaaaacaaaataatgtaACCGTCTTGTATTGGTGTGTTTGAGGCTCTGCTTAAGCAATTTACACGTGTTTAGCGTCGAACACGATCAAATTAAAAAACTCGTTTTATTTAAAGCGCAAAAATGAATTcttattttgaataatttgatATTTACATCAGAATTTCCCTAAGACATATTTGGGGACATATTTGCATGTTGCAACAAAACGGCCAGGgttgataaatttaaaaagattGATCATTATTAGTTTTGTGCTTTATGAATCTTATGAGATCGTTTGTGATGATCCTCAGCCTACGCGACACTCCATCTAAAGATTCATGTTCGAATCTTGTCAGAAGAGTAATTCATATGAATATTTGGTGAAGAGTCAAATCATGAGTCGACATGAGACGCAAAGTTTCATTAATGCTCAAAGATTCAAAAATCCTCGTTCATTAGTGCCTCTTAGTCTTGGTTTCATTAGTCTTTGAGGATTCATGCATTTTTGGAACATCATGAATCA
It contains:
- the LOC118512237 gene encoding F-actin-uncapping protein LRRC16A isoform X1; the protein is MLSKRNSQLPAAQILEHAGKYLTKVLQLIHLSSNKNITESVKTLLGRHTKILVKYMVKLEVKSDKTENRVLVFTPVRVYLLTAKVPTRIDCHFHYLDIQSIESRKPTHFTITTNDKSYSFSTIGDAGSFTSNADVILTDLSSAIKQIFPTVPLRYIIRKIDVNPIERTSIFSDELRPSDPRNVGPCGGFSMQYACMCDLHAVQYREEVAWDIDTIYLSHDARVLNLRDFDHLEQKDLMAIVAALEYNTFFRGLKASHTRLSTETLERVLQVLRRSLWLEELHLESLGLKSDFIHKLAVAVISNSAPALRSIDLSHNVIEDKGATHLAGPIAKMSKGFAKLALAHCGLTAKGVNQLAHSLSLNQNISNSLTYLDLSGNILKDDVNNLYNFLAQPNVIEHLDISRTDTTLESVFGALLRGCATHLLHLNVSHNNFGTKKGKEIPPSFKQFFTSSLSLKHLNIASCKLPLEALKHLLLGLACNESTAGLYLDLSGNSLGSQGAHVLESCIHGVRVLASLDISDNSMDYELAHVLTAIGKNPSIRSLYMSKCFTGMKLKHIGTVMDSLVNLIQKEDFQLQELVLAENRLKTDLHNFINALGSNQHLQMLDITGNLMGDIGARLLAKALQINNKLKTIALDRNNVTLQGYADIVYALENNFSVRNMPFPLHDIAPCLKQHPDRTDGLMRKMQELLFRNGNGFKRTHGQGFRLQHGFLLSSTHQVLDKLVAETQETMSSRQSSLDGSLSRLLEDAENCKQLLPKLQESVRCDPHPIEVRLGKMKTELHQSIKSYLEETMETMLRTGIEQCPKTLGSQVVLTELRKGCEERLTISEEFLQSCLVNSAGGEVMNRISEVEQSLASLISDRATDEVLEALTRYRKGLGIAEGPLSYTDDLHSLDGSKNNSSQSTEPIANFELRGLDLPKLGLDSPTKLEYLNLATPQLQHKRRSIARKVRPQSVVGLGVENLSLANIPDVTETSISSGVSRSSSNNSGSKKYESSTAKEDECCDSITELPSQSLTLQHLVKGRPKRAKTRAPKKPVVITDNVAAGGTVVNEGIESFFRPGSATPSTLTPLVSPTSEECSSLSFVDSPTLSRDDGGRFSNVTSGETTPILEERKPLKLDRSSPLLKGVNWTSRSRSSDNLEKVSPSVNRKSPLVKAATEVVETPVRESRPIDNGAASSKSPSNESVRSNHHHVADPPSHGALSRLGNGTGQKTPIISPKPRPWSVLGHESKNEFNEPSTVDSIDTDGDLVLISGQTPGGSIVGITPGAISAAGTSVSGGSILGITPGAVIEKKSVRDMAAGLNKLGVELERNSLLRSSVSAHSASAAVLRTSPSSIVGRNSQKTGSIVSSSSNSSSFKNGDLAASEDGGPLLPSSNTTEKKREETGAGTAVPKDETPIKRIVAGKKITALFEETLVEGLQKASRKTMYRESTVYKDEDTVDV